Proteins encoded by one window of Cyanobium sp. NS01:
- a CDS encoding superoxide dismutase, whose protein sequence is MAHTLPALPYGQDALEPHISRQTLEFHHGKHHNAYVTNLNKLVEGTELDGKSLEDTITAVAGDAAKAGVFNNAAQVWNHSFYWQCMKPGGGGQPTGPLAEKINADFGSFEAFVEQFKTAGATQFGSGWAWLVLDGGSLKITKTANADLPLAHGQKALLTMDVWEHAYYLDYQNRRPDYITTYLEKLVNWDFVAANLAAA, encoded by the coding sequence ATGGCCCACACGCTTCCCGCGCTTCCCTACGGCCAAGATGCGCTCGAGCCCCATATCTCCCGTCAGACCCTCGAGTTCCATCACGGCAAGCACCACAACGCCTACGTCACCAACCTGAACAAGCTGGTTGAGGGCACCGAACTCGACGGCAAGAGCCTCGAGGACACCATCACCGCCGTGGCCGGTGATGCCGCCAAGGCGGGGGTGTTCAACAACGCCGCCCAGGTGTGGAACCACAGCTTCTACTGGCAGTGCATGAAGCCCGGTGGCGGCGGCCAGCCCACCGGCCCCTTGGCCGAGAAGATCAATGCCGACTTCGGCAGCTTCGAGGCCTTCGTGGAACAGTTCAAGACCGCCGGCGCCACCCAGTTCGGCAGCGGCTGGGCCTGGCTGGTGCTCGATGGCGGCAGCCTCAAAATCACCAAGACCGCCAACGCCGACCTGCCCCTGGCCCATGGCCAGAAGGCCCTGCTCACCATGGATGTCTGGGAGCACGCCTACTACCTCGACTACCAGAACCGCCGGCCTGACTACATCACCACCTACCTCGAGAAGCTGGTGAACTGGGACTTCGTGGCCGCCAACCTGGCCGCCGCTTGA
- a CDS encoding FKBP-type peptidyl-prolyl cis-trans isomerase: MRDILISSTVCVLCLLLAFVSQLVSPTTVAAAAPAEPAPLSAPAVAKTAAVVSTAPYELDPDDPNPTLFAMAPEPSPEIAQADMLGDPMTAPKERVTASGLRITDLVIGDGPEASAGQSVSVNYRGTLQNGKEFDSSYGRAPFSFPLGGGRVIKGWDEGVAGMQVGGKRKLVIPPDLAYGERGAGGVIPPNATLIFEVELLEIGR, translated from the coding sequence ATGCGCGACATCCTGATCAGCTCCACCGTTTGTGTGCTGTGCCTGCTGCTGGCCTTTGTGAGCCAGTTGGTCAGCCCCACCACCGTGGCCGCCGCCGCCCCGGCTGAGCCGGCCCCCCTCAGCGCCCCGGCCGTGGCGAAAACTGCCGCCGTGGTCAGCACGGCCCCCTATGAACTCGATCCCGACGACCCCAACCCCACCCTGTTCGCCATGGCTCCGGAACCCAGCCCCGAGATCGCCCAGGCCGACATGCTCGGCGACCCCATGACAGCCCCGAAGGAGCGGGTCACCGCCAGTGGCCTGCGCATCACCGACCTGGTGATCGGCGACGGCCCCGAGGCCAGCGCCGGCCAGAGCGTCAGCGTCAACTACCGCGGCACCCTCCAGAACGGCAAGGAGTTCGACAGCAGCTACGGCCGCGCACCCTTTTCCTTCCCCCTCGGCGGCGGTCGGGTGATCAAGGGCTGGGATGAGGGCGTGGCCGGCATGCAGGTGGGCGGCAAGCGCAAGCTGGTGATCCCCCCCGATCTGGCCTACGGCGAGCGGGGTGCCGGCGGCGTGATCCCCCCCAACGCCACCTTGATCTTCGAGGTGGAACTGCTGGAGATCGGCCGCTGA
- a CDS encoding phasin family protein — translation MDSSNPLHQLLLRGLGTTSLVNDRLRYVSQEWVRSGKLDPSHASALVEDVMRALRGDTPGLEEQAGRQLERNRDQLLQDLGIPMQRELDELRGRIDRLEQSLRQRNGESAAE, via the coding sequence ATGGATTCCTCCAACCCCCTGCACCAACTGCTGCTGCGGGGCCTGGGCACCACCTCCCTGGTGAACGACAGGCTGCGCTACGTGAGCCAGGAGTGGGTGCGCAGCGGCAAGCTCGACCCCAGCCACGCCTCCGCCCTGGTGGAGGACGTGATGCGGGCCCTGCGCGGCGACACGCCTGGCCTGGAGGAGCAGGCAGGCCGCCAGCTGGAGCGCAACCGCGACCAGCTGCTGCAGGACCTCGGCATCCCGATGCAGCGCGAGCTCGACGAACTGCGCGGTCGCATCGATCGCCTCGAGCAGTCGCTGCGCCAGCGCAACGGTGAGTCAGCCGCCGAGTAG
- a CDS encoding apolipoprotein N-acyltransferase yields MAVEGRLRGIALTAGARAASIRAAAAGLLAGVALPPLGFPPLLWLALAVLWHGSSGSGTRRLATGGLWGALAVLVSHRWLLGLHPLDWIGVPLPLSLPLCLLLLLVLAALGALLVAGWTWLAGLLGPERWSTALLLACLWGAAELALARGPLFWLGLGAAPLPGDLPLAGLAALGGSGLVAAVQVLLGWGLWRLASAFRWRRLGGWLLVVVVLHGSGAALLALQPAGEGAAERVLVLQPAIPTREKHTGEARRQLEQQLQAALLEAQQRQAVAVLLPEGALGLEPRLPQPAPVELLSGGFRWQEGPGGPEQRSALLRFGVGDSRPATAVDKHRLVPLGEWVPLAGWLRWSGLSAVGGVEPGPPSRLLARPQGPLGVAICYELSDGMALSAATREGATWLLASANLDPYPLMLQQQFAALAQLRAIEAGRWLVSSANTGPGLLVDSRGEVKGRMAPGRAGTALFEPVPITRLSPYGHWRETPLLLLALLGLGLRRWEGRRARLNP; encoded by the coding sequence ATGGCGGTCGAGGGACGGTTGCGCGGGATCGCTCTGACGGCCGGGGCACGGGCCGCCTCGATCCGGGCCGCCGCCGCTGGCCTGCTGGCGGGCGTCGCCCTGCCGCCGCTGGGCTTCCCCCCCCTGCTCTGGCTGGCCCTGGCCGTGCTCTGGCATGGCAGCAGCGGTTCGGGGACCCGCCGCCTGGCCACGGGAGGGCTGTGGGGAGCTCTGGCGGTGCTGGTGAGCCACCGCTGGCTGCTCGGCCTCCACCCCCTCGACTGGATCGGCGTGCCCCTGCCCCTGAGCCTGCCCCTCTGTCTGCTGTTGCTCTTGGTGCTGGCGGCCCTGGGGGCGCTGCTGGTGGCGGGCTGGACCTGGCTGGCCGGCCTGCTGGGGCCTGAGCGCTGGAGCACGGCCCTGCTGCTGGCCTGCCTCTGGGGCGCCGCTGAACTGGCCCTGGCCCGGGGGCCGCTGTTCTGGCTGGGGCTGGGGGCGGCTCCCCTGCCCGGCGATCTGCCGCTTGCCGGCCTGGCGGCGCTTGGCGGCAGTGGCCTGGTGGCGGCGGTTCAGGTGCTGCTGGGCTGGGGCCTCTGGCGCCTGGCGTCGGCGTTCCGCTGGCGGCGGCTGGGGGGGTGGCTGCTGGTGGTTGTGGTGCTGCACGGCAGCGGCGCCGCCCTGCTGGCGCTGCAACCCGCGGGCGAGGGGGCCGCCGAGCGGGTGCTGGTGCTGCAGCCCGCGATTCCCACCCGCGAGAAACACACCGGGGAAGCGCGGCGGCAGCTGGAGCAGCAGCTGCAGGCGGCCCTGCTGGAGGCCCAGCAGCGGCAGGCCGTGGCGGTGCTGCTGCCGGAGGGGGCGCTGGGGCTGGAGCCCCGGCTGCCCCAGCCGGCCCCGGTGGAGCTGCTCAGCGGCGGCTTTCGCTGGCAGGAGGGGCCCGGCGGTCCCGAACAGCGCAGTGCCCTGCTGCGGTTCGGCGTGGGTGACAGCCGGCCCGCCACGGCGGTGGACAAGCACCGGCTGGTGCCACTCGGGGAGTGGGTGCCCCTGGCTGGCTGGCTGCGCTGGAGCGGCCTCTCAGCCGTGGGCGGCGTGGAGCCTGGGCCGCCGTCCCGGCTGCTGGCGCGGCCCCAGGGCCCCCTGGGAGTGGCGATCTGCTACGAGCTCTCCGATGGCATGGCCCTGAGCGCGGCCACCCGGGAGGGCGCCACCTGGTTGCTGGCCAGCGCCAATCTCGATCCCTATCCCTTGATGCTGCAGCAGCAGTTCGCTGCCCTGGCCCAGTTGCGGGCCATCGAAGCCGGCCGCTGGCTGGTGAGCTCGGCCAACACGGGTCCGGGGCTGCTGGTGGACTCCCGCGGTGAGGTGAAGGGGCGGATGGCCCCAGGCCGGGCCGGCACGGCTCTGTTTGAACCCGTGCCGATCACCCGGCTCAGCCCCTACGGCCACTGGCGGGAGACGCCCCTGCTGCTGCTGGCGCTGCTGGGCCTGGGCTTGCGCCGCTGGGAGGGGCGCAGGGCACGGCTCAACCCGTGA
- a CDS encoding peroxiredoxin yields the protein MAILNRVPSVTFKTRVRDASVPGPNPFRWQDLSSDEIFAGKRVVIFSLPGAFTPTCSSNHLPRYEELYTEFQAQGIDTIVCLSVNDAFVMFQWGKQVGANNVMLLPDGNGEFTRKMGMLVDKSNLGFGLRSWRYSMLVNDGVIEKVFAEPEFGDNCPIDPFEVSDADTMLAYLKGTSPAGVSEARRSFEG from the coding sequence ATGGCCATCCTCAACCGCGTTCCCAGCGTCACCTTCAAGACCCGCGTGCGCGATGCATCCGTGCCCGGCCCCAACCCCTTCCGCTGGCAAGACCTCAGCAGCGACGAGATCTTCGCCGGCAAGCGCGTGGTGATCTTCTCCCTGCCCGGCGCCTTCACCCCCACCTGCTCCTCCAACCACCTGCCCCGCTACGAGGAGCTCTACACCGAGTTCCAGGCCCAGGGCATCGACACGATCGTGTGCCTCTCGGTGAACGACGCCTTCGTGATGTTCCAGTGGGGCAAGCAGGTGGGCGCCAACAACGTGATGCTGCTGCCCGATGGCAACGGCGAGTTCACCCGCAAGATGGGCATGCTCGTCGACAAGTCGAATCTGGGCTTCGGGCTGCGCTCCTGGCGCTACTCGATGCTCGTCAACGACGGCGTGATCGAGAAGGTGTTCGCCGAGCCCGAGTTCGGGGACAACTGCCCCATCGACCCCTTTGAGGTGTCCGATGCCGACACGATGCTGGCTTACCTCAAGGGCACCAGCCCTGCCGGGGTGAGCGAGGCGCGCCGCAGCTTCGAGGGATGA
- a CDS encoding methyltransferase domain-containing protein, translating to MTPSSSAEAQRWDRRYREGRDGWELGQPAPPLERFLLHHQLAPRPPGRVLVPGCGRGHEVALLAGAGFNAVGLDLSALALEEARRRHGPDRPGLQWLQADLLDPPALEQTGLAAASLDGVLEHTCFCAIDPAQRPSYAHTIARLLRPGGWLLGLFWCHGRPGGPPWGSDPEAIAALFAGAGLVQQLWQPAEGSVPQRQQEWLGLWSH from the coding sequence ATGACGCCCTCCTCCTCTGCCGAAGCCCAGCGCTGGGATCGGCGCTACCGCGAGGGGCGTGATGGCTGGGAACTGGGCCAGCCGGCGCCTCCCCTGGAGCGCTTTCTGCTCCACCACCAGCTGGCTCCCCGGCCGCCTGGGCGGGTGCTGGTGCCGGGCTGCGGCCGCGGCCATGAGGTGGCCCTGCTCGCCGGGGCCGGGTTCAACGCGGTGGGCCTTGATCTCAGTGCCCTGGCCCTGGAGGAGGCCCGCCGGCGGCATGGTCCCGATCGCCCCGGGCTGCAGTGGCTGCAGGCCGATCTGCTCGATCCCCCTGCCCTGGAGCAGACGGGGCTCGCTGCCGCCAGCCTCGATGGCGTGCTGGAGCACACCTGCTTCTGCGCCATCGACCCCGCCCAGCGCCCCAGTTACGCCCACACCATCGCCCGGCTGCTGCGGCCCGGGGGCTGGCTGCTGGGACTGTTCTGGTGCCATGGACGCCCCGGCGGCCCGCCCTGGGGCAGCGATCCGGAGGCCATTGCCGCGCTCTTTGCCGGGGCTGGCCTGGTGCAGCAGCTCTGGCAACCGGCCGAGGGCTCGGTGCCCCAGCGCCAGCAGGAGTGGCTGGGGCTGTGGAGCCACTGA
- the pdxH gene encoding pyridoxamine 5'-phosphate oxidase translates to MGGGALADLRQEYRRGGLRRSELAADPVEQFRLWFSQAQAAAVPEPNAMVLCSSDGQRLSSRTVLLKAFDQRGFVFFTNYESRKARQIAQQPAVSLLFPWYVLERQVAIEGQAERISAAESLAYFRSRPWGSRLGAWVSQQSQVISSRQILEMQWEHMRQRFAAGEIPRPPSWGGFRVVPATIEFWQGRENRLHDRFLYSRQSAPPWRLERLAP, encoded by the coding sequence ATGGGCGGCGGGGCACTCGCGGATCTGCGCCAGGAGTATCGCCGCGGCGGCCTGCGGCGCTCGGAGCTGGCCGCGGATCCGGTGGAGCAGTTCCGGCTCTGGTTCTCCCAGGCCCAGGCGGCCGCCGTGCCGGAGCCCAACGCCATGGTGCTCTGCAGCAGTGATGGCCAGCGGCTGAGCTCCCGCACGGTGCTGCTCAAGGCCTTCGACCAGCGCGGCTTCGTGTTCTTCACCAACTACGAGAGCCGCAAGGCGCGCCAGATCGCCCAGCAGCCGGCGGTGTCGCTGTTGTTCCCGTGGTATGTGCTCGAGCGTCAGGTGGCGATCGAAGGACAGGCCGAGCGGATCTCCGCTGCCGAGTCGCTGGCCTACTTCCGCTCACGGCCCTGGGGAAGTCGCCTGGGGGCCTGGGTGTCGCAGCAGAGCCAGGTGATCAGCTCCCGCCAGATCCTGGAGATGCAGTGGGAGCACATGCGGCAGCGCTTCGCCGCCGGGGAGATCCCGAGGCCGCCCAGCTGGGGCGGCTTTCGCGTGGTTCCGGCCACGATCGAGTTCTGGCAGGGCCGCGAGAACCGCCTGCACGACCGCTTCCTCTACAGCCGTCAGAGCGCGCCGCCCTGGCGCCTGGAACGGCTGGCCCCCTGA
- a CDS encoding AhpC/TSA family protein, which produces MEAEGKVEPLLQRLAGVSGMGPGQRRLVLILPQLGDFDSLEYAQQLVPVLPRLEAAGIALLAIGLGEAAGAQRFCAFTGFPADRLQVESEPWLHRALGLSPGLQAPGGPWPSLLLMCAGIASPGTLAEVLRGYSGDRSAAQRLAAEDTVLVPPLPPIRGSLLALAGGEGFLRPFELALLRLGNMAEVLGRWRTYVPHDRHLTQRGGTFLLETDDTLLYSHRDPGLLGYSATMARPLSFLDPFLEPPVSPPTPTLSPSPRLESP; this is translated from the coding sequence ATGGAAGCGGAAGGAAAGGTGGAGCCCCTGCTGCAGAGGCTGGCAGGGGTGAGCGGCATGGGGCCGGGGCAGCGCCGCCTGGTGTTGATCCTGCCCCAGCTGGGGGATTTCGACAGCCTCGAATACGCCCAGCAACTCGTGCCCGTGCTGCCCCGGCTCGAGGCGGCCGGCATCGCGCTGCTGGCGATCGGCCTCGGTGAGGCGGCCGGTGCGCAGCGCTTCTGCGCGTTCACCGGGTTTCCCGCTGACCGGCTGCAGGTGGAGTCGGAGCCTTGGCTGCACCGGGCCCTGGGCCTCTCCCCAGGCCTGCAGGCTCCGGGCGGACCCTGGCCATCGCTGCTGCTGATGTGCGCTGGGATCGCCTCGCCCGGCACCCTGGCGGAGGTGCTGCGCGGCTACAGCGGCGACCGCAGCGCCGCCCAGCGCCTTGCCGCCGAAGACACCGTGCTGGTGCCGCCCCTGCCGCCGATCCGCGGCTCGCTGCTGGCCCTGGCCGGCGGGGAGGGGTTCCTGCGGCCCTTCGAGCTGGCCCTGCTGCGGCTGGGCAACATGGCGGAAGTGCTCGGCCGCTGGCGCACCTATGTGCCCCACGACCGCCACCTCACCCAGCGCGGCGGCACCTTCCTGCTGGAGACCGACGACACCCTCCTGTACAGCCACCGCGATCCCGGCCTGCTGGGCTATTCGGCCACCATGGCGAGACCGCTGAGCTTCCTGGATCCGTTCCTGGAGCCGCCGGTGTCGCCACCCACCCCAACGCTGAGCCCCTCCCCTCGCCTGGAATCACCGTGA
- a CDS encoding Crp/Fnr family transcriptional regulator, whose amino-acid sequence MSLSSTNALSTIEALAQKRSVLTIAAGDVLFHSNDPGDCLYGLLEGTVELDWDAGSLVETIGPGETFGIGAFLDPSHRRFGTATAKTPCKLLVMNQQEFLFAVQEMPMFALEMLQSLGSRLRDLKRRARV is encoded by the coding sequence ATGTCCCTCAGCTCCACGAACGCCCTCAGCACCATCGAGGCCCTGGCACAGAAGCGCAGCGTTCTGACCATCGCTGCCGGGGACGTGCTGTTCCACAGCAACGACCCCGGTGATTGCCTCTACGGCCTGCTGGAGGGCACGGTGGAACTCGACTGGGATGCCGGCAGCCTGGTGGAGACCATCGGCCCGGGCGAGACCTTCGGCATCGGCGCCTTCCTCGATCCCTCGCACCGCCGCTTCGGCACCGCCACCGCCAAGACGCCCTGCAAGCTGCTGGTGATGAACCAGCAGGAATTCCTGTTCGCCGTGCAGGAGATGCCGATGTTCGCCCTGGAGATGCTGCAGTCCCTGGGCAGCCGCCTGCGCGACCTCAAGCGCCGGGCCCGGGTGTGA
- the lexA gene encoding transcriptional repressor LexA, protein MPRSQPDVLTQAQQELYDWLADYIGAHRHSPSIRQMMEAMGLRSPAPIQSRLRHLQQKGWLTWQEGQARTLELLGGGSGGIPVLGAVAAGGLVEPYDDLQERLDLAPVLDTRGLFALTVNGDSMVEAHIADGDVVLLEPVVDPARLRQGTIVSALVNGSGTTLKHFHRQGATVTLEAANPAYEPIVLPADQVTVQGKLVAVWRQV, encoded by the coding sequence GTGCCCCGATCCCAGCCTGACGTGCTCACCCAGGCCCAGCAGGAGCTCTACGACTGGCTGGCCGACTACATCGGCGCCCATCGCCACAGCCCCTCCATCCGCCAGATGATGGAGGCCATGGGGCTGCGCTCGCCGGCGCCGATCCAGAGCCGGCTGCGGCATCTGCAGCAGAAGGGCTGGCTCACCTGGCAGGAGGGCCAGGCCCGCACCCTGGAGCTGCTGGGGGGCGGCAGCGGCGGCATCCCGGTGCTGGGCGCCGTGGCCGCCGGCGGGCTGGTGGAGCCCTATGACGACCTGCAGGAACGGCTCGACCTGGCCCCCGTGCTCGACACCCGCGGCCTGTTCGCCCTCACCGTGAACGGCGACTCGATGGTGGAGGCCCACATCGCCGATGGCGACGTGGTGCTGCTGGAGCCGGTGGTCGATCCCGCCCGCCTGCGCCAGGGCACGATCGTGAGCGCCCTGGTGAACGGCAGCGGCACCACCCTCAAGCACTTCCACCGTCAGGGCGCCACCGTGACCCTGGAGGCCGCCAACCCGGCCTATGAGCCGATCGTGCTGCCCGCCGACCAGGTGACCGTGCAGGGCAAGCTGGTGGCCGTCTGGCGCCAGGTGTGA
- the argF gene encoding ornithine carbamoyltransferase: MASQPTSAGASLAALQALRGLDLLSSADLSAEQTAALLDLAAALKRGTRNIDLRDKVLGLIFTKASTRTRTSFNVAMARLGGQTIDLQPGITQVGRGEPVADTARVLSRYVDVLAVRTYDQEELAEYARWASVPVVNALTDLEHPCQALADYLTLQEAFGDRASDLAGLTLSYVGDGNNVAHSLMLCGALLGVNVRIGCPVDYSPDAAVLERSQALAAERQCVVEVHHEPVAAVRGAHALYTDVWASMGQEDEQERRDAAFAGWCLDEDLIAEADSRAIVLHCLPAYRGKEISAGAMEGAASRIFDQAENRLHAQQALLAALLGGI, encoded by the coding sequence ATGGCCAGTCAGCCCACGTCTGCCGGCGCCAGCCTCGCCGCTCTCCAGGCCCTGCGCGGCCTCGACCTGCTCTCCTCAGCCGACCTCAGCGCCGAGCAGACCGCCGCCCTGCTGGATCTGGCCGCAGCCCTCAAGCGCGGCACCCGCAACATCGACCTGCGCGACAAGGTGCTCGGCCTGATCTTCACCAAGGCCTCCACCCGCACCCGCACCAGCTTCAACGTGGCGATGGCGCGGCTGGGCGGCCAGACCATCGACCTGCAGCCGGGCATCACCCAGGTGGGCCGCGGCGAGCCGGTGGCCGACACCGCCCGGGTGCTGAGCCGCTATGTGGATGTGCTGGCCGTGCGCACCTACGACCAGGAGGAGCTGGCCGAGTACGCCCGCTGGGCCTCGGTGCCGGTGGTGAACGCCCTCACCGACCTGGAACATCCCTGCCAGGCCCTGGCCGACTACCTCACCCTGCAGGAGGCCTTCGGCGACCGGGCCAGCGACCTGGCCGGCCTCACGCTGAGCTACGTGGGCGATGGCAACAACGTGGCCCACTCCCTGATGCTCTGTGGCGCCCTGCTGGGCGTGAACGTGCGCATCGGCTGCCCGGTGGACTACAGCCCCGATGCCGCCGTGCTGGAGCGCTCCCAGGCCCTGGCGGCTGAGCGTCAGTGCGTGGTGGAGGTGCACCACGAGCCGGTGGCGGCGGTGCGGGGTGCCCATGCCCTCTACACCGACGTCTGGGCCTCCATGGGCCAGGAGGACGAACAGGAGCGCCGCGACGCCGCCTTCGCCGGCTGGTGCCTCGATGAAGACCTGATCGCCGAGGCCGACAGCCGCGCCATCGTGCTGCACTGCCTGCCGGCCTACCGGGGCAAGGAGATCAGCGCCGGCGCCATGGAGGGTGCCGCCAGCCGCATCTTCGATCAGGCCGAGAACCGCCTGCATGCCCAGCAGGCCCTGCTGGCCGCCCTGCTGGGAGGCATCTGA
- the ftsH gene encoding ATP-dependent zinc metalloprotease FtsH produces MPIRQDDKGPSRRFGLINLILIGFGVLLLFSNFLPNGSSQVPRVPYSLFIDQVNDDGVKRAFITQEQIRYELKEAPAEGAPTVLATTPIFDMDLPQRLEQHGVEFAAAPPQKPNFFTTLLSWVVPPLIFILVLQFFARRSGMGGAQGALSFTKSKAKVYVPDEESRVTFADVAGVDEAKTELTEIVDFLKTPERYAAIGARIPKGVLLVGPPGTGKTLLSKAVAGEASVPFFIISGSEFVELFVGAGAARVRDLFEEAKKKAPCIIFIDELDAIGKSRSGSMGVVGGNDEREQTLNQLLTEMDGFTGQDKPVIVLAATNQPETLDAALLRPGRFDRQVLVDRPDLSGRKMILEIYAKKVKLAEGVDLDRIAQATSGFAGADLANLVNEAALLAARVKRTSVEQGDLNEAIERVVAGLEKKSRVLQPEEKKVVAYHEVGHAIVGHLMPGGAKVAKISIVPRGMSALGYTLQLPTEERFLNSKEDLEGQIATLLGGRSAEEIVFGEVTTGAANDLQRATDIAEQMVGTYGMSEILGPLAYDKQGGSRFLGAGNNPRRVVSDATAQAIDKEVRSLVDRAHDRAQAILRHNRSLLESISQEILEKEVIEGDNLRDLLAESVMPEDAKALA; encoded by the coding sequence ATGCCGATCCGACAGGATGACAAAGGGCCCTCGCGGCGCTTCGGCCTGATCAATCTGATTCTGATCGGCTTCGGCGTTCTGCTGCTGTTCAGCAACTTCCTTCCCAACGGCTCCTCCCAGGTGCCCCGGGTGCCCTACTCCCTGTTCATCGACCAGGTGAACGACGACGGCGTCAAGCGCGCCTTCATCACCCAGGAGCAGATCCGCTACGAACTCAAGGAGGCCCCTGCCGAAGGAGCCCCCACGGTGCTGGCCACCACACCGATCTTCGACATGGACCTGCCCCAGCGACTGGAGCAGCACGGCGTGGAGTTTGCCGCCGCACCGCCCCAGAAGCCCAACTTCTTCACCACCCTGCTGAGTTGGGTGGTGCCGCCGCTGATCTTCATTCTGGTGCTGCAGTTCTTCGCCCGCCGCAGTGGCATGGGCGGTGCCCAGGGGGCCCTGAGCTTCACCAAGAGCAAGGCCAAGGTGTACGTGCCCGATGAGGAATCCCGCGTCACCTTCGCCGATGTGGCCGGGGTGGATGAGGCCAAGACCGAACTCACTGAGATCGTCGACTTCCTCAAGACCCCGGAGCGCTACGCCGCCATCGGTGCCCGCATTCCCAAGGGGGTGCTGCTGGTGGGGCCTCCAGGCACCGGCAAAACCCTGCTCTCGAAGGCCGTGGCAGGCGAGGCCAGCGTGCCCTTCTTCATCATCTCCGGCTCGGAGTTCGTGGAGCTGTTTGTGGGCGCCGGTGCGGCCCGGGTGCGCGATCTGTTCGAAGAGGCCAAGAAGAAGGCGCCCTGCATCATCTTCATCGACGAACTCGACGCCATCGGCAAGAGCCGCTCCGGCTCGATGGGCGTGGTGGGCGGCAATGACGAGCGCGAGCAGACCCTCAACCAGCTGCTCACCGAGATGGATGGCTTCACGGGCCAGGACAAGCCGGTGATCGTGCTGGCGGCCACCAACCAGCCCGAAACCCTCGACGCCGCCCTGCTGCGGCCCGGCCGTTTCGACCGCCAGGTGCTGGTGGATCGCCCCGACCTCTCCGGCCGCAAGATGATCCTCGAGATCTATGCCAAGAAGGTGAAGCTGGCCGAGGGCGTTGACCTCGATCGCATCGCCCAGGCCACCAGCGGCTTCGCCGGCGCCGATCTCGCCAACCTGGTGAACGAGGCCGCCCTGCTGGCCGCCCGGGTGAAGCGCACCAGCGTGGAGCAGGGCGACCTCAATGAGGCGATCGAGCGGGTGGTGGCCGGCCTTGAGAAGAAGAGCCGGGTGCTGCAGCCCGAGGAGAAGAAGGTGGTGGCTTACCACGAGGTGGGCCACGCGATCGTGGGTCACCTGATGCCCGGTGGCGCCAAGGTGGCCAAGATCTCGATCGTGCCCCGTGGCATGAGCGCCCTCGGCTACACCCTGCAGCTGCCCACCGAGGAGCGCTTCCTCAATTCCAAGGAAGATCTCGAAGGCCAGATCGCCACCCTGCTGGGCGGCCGCAGCGCCGAGGAGATCGTGTTCGGTGAGGTCACCACCGGTGCCGCCAACGACCTGCAGCGCGCCACCGACATCGCCGAGCAGATGGTGGGCACCTACGGCATGAGCGAGATCCTCGGCCCCCTGGCCTACGACAAGCAGGGCGGCAGCCGCTTCCTCGGCGCTGGCAACAACCCCCGCCGGGTGGTGAGTGATGCCACGGCCCAGGCGATCGACAAGGAGGTGCGCAGCCTGGTGGACCGGGCCCACGACCGGGCCCAGGCGATCCTGCGCCACAACCGCTCCCTGCTGGAGAGTATCTCCCAGGAGATCCTTGAGAAAGAGGTGATCGAAGGCGACAACCTGCGCGATCTGCTGGCTGAGAGCGTCATGCCCGAAGACGCCAAGGCCCTGGCCTGA
- a CDS encoding SOS response-associated peptidase encodes MCGRYSLTSELDRLLPRLQGPLPAGLRQHYAPRPQIRPGEPLLLLRQEHGQLGAALALWGLLPSWVKDPGGCRRPINARAETVAEKASFRGPWRHHRCLIPADAFQEKGHQVRRADGAPFWLGGLWERWIGAEGSELDTCCVLTTTPNDLIAPVHHRMPVVVPDGLEEPWLAPCDGPALRALEPLLQPWDGSAWRLEPLPKPAPQCAPLDQEQLELPW; translated from the coding sequence ATGTGCGGCCGCTATTCCCTCACCAGCGAGCTCGACCGCCTGCTGCCCAGGCTCCAGGGCCCCCTGCCAGCGGGGTTGCGGCAGCACTACGCCCCCCGGCCCCAGATCCGCCCCGGGGAACCGCTGCTGCTGCTGCGGCAGGAGCATGGCCAGCTGGGGGCGGCCCTGGCCCTCTGGGGTCTGCTGCCAAGCTGGGTGAAGGACCCCGGCGGCTGCCGGCGGCCGATCAACGCCCGCGCTGAAACCGTGGCCGAGAAGGCCAGCTTTCGCGGGCCCTGGCGCCATCACCGCTGCCTGATCCCCGCCGATGCCTTCCAGGAGAAGGGCCATCAGGTGCGCCGCGCCGACGGGGCGCCGTTCTGGCTGGGGGGGCTGTGGGAGCGCTGGATCGGCGCCGAAGGCAGCGAGCTCGACACCTGCTGCGTGCTCACCACCACGCCCAACGACCTGATCGCTCCCGTTCACCACCGCATGCCCGTGGTGGTGCCGGACGGCCTGGAGGAGCCCTGGCTGGCCCCCTGCGACGGCCCCGCCCTGCGGGCCCTGGAGCCCCTGCTGCAGCCCTGGGATGGCAGCGCCTGGCGACTGGAGCCCCTCCCGAAGCCAGCGCCGCAGTGTGCACCGCTAGACCAGGAACAGTTGGAGCTGCCCTGGTGA